Genomic segment of Corynebacterium appendicis CIP 107643:
GCCGTGGCGCTCGTCGTGCCGATGTGCCTGCTCCAGTTCACGTTCACGTTCCCGGGGTTGGCGTCGTACCGGACGGCATCGGGCGTGCTGATCGGCGTCAGCCTCTTCGCAGCGGTGATCTACACCTTCGTGCTGCTTTCCCGCTGGCCGAAGCAGATGGAGGAAATGCCCACCGACGACGATGAACGCACCCGCCAGAAGCACTTCGGTGCGGGGGCCGGGATGGGCTTCTACAACGAGCCCGACGACCCGATGGTCACGTGGGTTTCGCCGTTCAACCAGGGCAAGGTGGATCTGAACTGGGCCCATGCACCAGTGAAGCAGTACGCCCTCGTAGTTCTTGTGCTGCTCGTCGCGGTGTGCGTGGTTCCGTTCCTCGCTCTCTAAGCGCGGCCATCTGGAGGAAGTGACGATGAAGAAGTGGATCGCAGGCATCGGAGCAGTTGCGCTCGTGGGAGCTGGGGCGGCGGCAGCCGTCGTCGTGGGGAGCGACACGACGGTCGAGCGCGTCGTCGACGGCGACACCGTCGACGTGTCCACCTGGTCGGGAACTAAGCGGGTGAGGCTGCTCAATATCGACACTCCTGAACTCGGCCATTTCGGCGAGCCAGAAGAATGCCTCGCTCAGGAGGCCAAGGACCGACTCGAAGAGCTCCTGCCGGCGGGTACAAAAGTGACGCTCGAGTACGACGTGGACCGGCACGACCGGTACGGCCGCGAGCTCGCCGGTGTTTTCGTGGGAGACGACTTCGTCAACGAGCAGATCGTCAGCGAAGGATTCGCGCACGCGGTGGTCTTTGAACCGAACCGGAAATTTTACGACCGGATTCTCGCTGCCGAGGCAAGCCCGCGGTCGAATCAAACCGGGGTGTTCGGCGTCGGCCCCGAATGCCTGACCTCGGACCGGCGGGAGCAGTCCGACCTAGAAAGCACCCAGCGCGACATCAACGAGCTCGACCGCA
This window contains:
- a CDS encoding thermonuclease family protein, which produces MKKWIAGIGAVALVGAGAAAAVVVGSDTTVERVVDGDTVDVSTWSGTKRVRLLNIDTPELGHFGEPEECLAQEAKDRLEELLPAGTKVTLEYDVDRHDRYGRELAGVFVGDDFVNEQIVSEGFAHAVVFEPNRKFYDRILAAEASPRSNQTGVFGVGPECLTSDRREQSDLESTQRDINELDRMDLADPTVTADARRLVDRIHRTSDDIRRHADSTEDSFYTAQLRDFLDASRSRADEAERELDATDKRERERIEDLKKQEQEAQQREARQREEARREAEHQRAAEQPPAPAPAPAPAPSAPSGGADTYTGCRAYGGNYSLNNVDKNGRRYAKIDCNTKEQIG
- a CDS encoding DUF1648 domain-containing protein, which gives rise to MNSRSLYGAALGFALLSFAVILLRYDAVPAEIPVHIGPDGEVDGWVPKSLPAATFGAWYSLLLVALIYFAIPRPGIAYRRIPVSPTSDVPFSDTAADKAAALLRVSDRSLAWIAVALVVPMCLLQFTFTFPGLASYRTASGVLIGVSLFAAVIYTFVLLSRWPKQMEEMPTDDDERTRQKHFGAGAGMGFYNEPDDPMVTWVSPFNQGKVDLNWAHAPVKQYALVVLVLLVAVCVVPFLAL